A region from the Geotrypetes seraphini chromosome 10, aGeoSer1.1, whole genome shotgun sequence genome encodes:
- the GFY gene encoding Golgi-associated olfactory signaling regulator isoform X3, translating into MDAVDPGQADKSTAAIEVQIKLADDNETYKLPQSYQVPPCSPIFQEPSAVLQFAYQMGPSIMWLNDSLVRSVLPGHSYRVRYVLYNQAKEQVAASNWSQSFQTRDSAMGQWPGMTGKVLALFLGAAGVLVCLLLLIYCFYSRSHRKEMFSHRRLYEGGFEDPGQAACTSLSTAGAGVTGDTATPGEAQTPPGVDWLGIPSHAGPHQDLHLKHQGDDTKSKLHRRKEGCINSRRSQVGWSTGHNAFTERNFGLIEQSTINVLL; encoded by the exons ATGGATGCTGTAGACCCTGGCCAGGCAGATAAGAGCACTGCAGCTATTGAGGTGCAAATTAAGCTGGCAG ATGACAATGAAACCTACAAACTACCTCAGAGTTACCAGGTTCCCCCCTGCAGCCCCATATTCCAGGAGCCCTCCGCTGTCCTGCAGTTTGCTTATCAGATGGGACCTAGCATCATGTGGCTGAATGACAGCTTAGTCCGGAGTGTCTTACCAGGCCACAGCTATAG GGTGCGTTATGTCCTGTACAACCAGGCCAAGGAGCAAGTGGCAGCATCAAACTGGTCCCAGTCCTTCCAGACAAGAG ACTCAGCTATGGGCCAGTGGCCGGGAATGACGGGGAAGGTACTGGCTCTCTTTCTGGGGGCAGCTGGAGTGCTGGTTTGCCTCTTGCTTCTGATTTATTGCTTCTACAGCAGGTCCCATAGGAAGGAGATGTTCTCCCATCGCCGCCTGTATGAGGGAGGCTTTGAGGATCCTG GACAGGCGGCCTGCACCAGCCTCTCGACTGCAGGAGCCGGGGTCACAGGAGACACCGCCACCCCAGGAGAAGCCCAGACCCCCCCAGGAGTTGATTGGCTTGGAATCCCTAGCCACGCTGGACCCCACCAAGACCTGCATTTAAAACATCAAGGAG ATGACACGAAATCTAAACTTCACAGAAGGAAAGAGGGATGTATAAACAGTCGCAGAAGCCAAGTGGGCTGGAGCACAGGGCACAACGCCTTTACAGAGAGAAACTTTGGGCTAATTGAACAGTCTACAATTAATGTCCTCCTCTGA
- the GFY gene encoding Golgi-associated olfactory signaling regulator isoform X1 — translation MFSLSWLRCSCLLFVISLGCFSYDNLQFVDYPISLYSRDSYLSTLLWLRPAYCFYEKWLMDAVDPGQADKSTAAIEVQIKLADDNETYKLPQSYQVPPCSPIFQEPSAVLQFAYQMGPSIMWLNDSLVRSVLPGHSYRVRYVLYNQAKEQVAASNWSQSFQTRDSAMGQWPGMTGKVLALFLGAAGVLVCLLLLIYCFYSRSHRKEMFSHRRLYEGGFEDPGQAACTSLSTAGAGVTGDTATPGEAQTPPGVDWLGIPSHAGPHQDLHLKHQGDDTKSKLHRRKEGCINSRRSQVGWSTGHNAFTERNFGLIEQSTINVLL, via the exons aTGTTTTCCCTGTCCTGGCTTAGGTGTTCCTGTCTTCTCTTTGTCATCTCCCTAGGCTGCTTTTCTTATGATAATTTGCAGTTTGTGG ATTACCCTATCTCCCTGTACTCCAGGGATTCGTACCTGTCAACCCTTCTCTGGCTGCGACCTGCCTACTGTTTCTATGAAAAGTGGCTGATGGATGCTGTAGACCCTGGCCAGGCAGATAAGAGCACTGCAGCTATTGAGGTGCAAATTAAGCTGGCAG ATGACAATGAAACCTACAAACTACCTCAGAGTTACCAGGTTCCCCCCTGCAGCCCCATATTCCAGGAGCCCTCCGCTGTCCTGCAGTTTGCTTATCAGATGGGACCTAGCATCATGTGGCTGAATGACAGCTTAGTCCGGAGTGTCTTACCAGGCCACAGCTATAG GGTGCGTTATGTCCTGTACAACCAGGCCAAGGAGCAAGTGGCAGCATCAAACTGGTCCCAGTCCTTCCAGACAAGAG ACTCAGCTATGGGCCAGTGGCCGGGAATGACGGGGAAGGTACTGGCTCTCTTTCTGGGGGCAGCTGGAGTGCTGGTTTGCCTCTTGCTTCTGATTTATTGCTTCTACAGCAGGTCCCATAGGAAGGAGATGTTCTCCCATCGCCGCCTGTATGAGGGAGGCTTTGAGGATCCTG GACAGGCGGCCTGCACCAGCCTCTCGACTGCAGGAGCCGGGGTCACAGGAGACACCGCCACCCCAGGAGAAGCCCAGACCCCCCCAGGAGTTGATTGGCTTGGAATCCCTAGCCACGCTGGACCCCACCAAGACCTGCATTTAAAACATCAAGGAG ATGACACGAAATCTAAACTTCACAGAAGGAAAGAGGGATGTATAAACAGTCGCAGAAGCCAAGTGGGCTGGAGCACAGGGCACAACGCCTTTACAGAGAGAAACTTTGGGCTAATTGAACAGTCTACAATTAATGTCCTCCTCTGA
- the PTH2 gene encoding tuberoinfundibular peptide of 39 residues: protein MYRGVSAWNLLPLTVLLGCCVMLSSAAVIPYPRTPNRFWKRELPKYPANVQLRGPFFPGMLLWALHPPSPVLYDWSPQITASDMMPIQAGKVHFDSDGDPRKLEVGKRRSIVVADDAAFREKSRLLTAMERKKWLNAYMQKLLVVN from the exons ATGTATCGAGGCGTTTCCGCATGGAATCTGTTGCCCCTAACTGTCCTTCTGGGGTGCTGTGTGATGCTGTCTTCTGCTGCTGTCATTCCTTACCCCCGTACCCCAAACAG ATTCTGGAAGAGGGAGTTACCCAAGTACCCAGCCAACGTACAGCTGCGGGGGCCCTTCTTTCCTGGCATGCTCCTCTGGGCcctgcatcctccctcccctgtcctcTATGACTGGAGCCCACAGATTACAGCATCCGACATGATGCCCATCCAAGCTGGCAAGGTTCACTTCGACTCTGATGGGGACCCCAGGAAGTTGGAGGTGGGGAAGAGGCGCAGCATCGTGGTGGCTGACGACGCAGCCTTCCGGGAGAAAAGCCGGCTGCTGACAGCCATGGAGCGGAAGAAATGGTTGAATGCTTACATGCAGAAGCTGCTAGTGGTGAATTGA
- the GFY gene encoding Golgi-associated olfactory signaling regulator isoform X2, protein MFSLSWLRCSCLLFVISLGCFSYDNLQFVDYPISLYSRDSYLSTLLWLRPAYCFYEKWLMDAVDPGQADKSTAAIEVQIKLADDNETYKLPQSYQVPPCSPIFQEPSAVLQFAYQMGPSIMWLNDSLVRSVLPGHSYRVRYVLYNQAKEQVAASNWSQSFQTRDSAMGQWPGMTGKVLALFLGAAGVLVCLLLLIYCFYSRSHRKEMFSHRRLYEGGFEDPVLHLDTPMDHYDFFSLNDQDRRPAPASRLQEPGSQETPPPQEKPRPPQELIGLESLATLDPTKTCI, encoded by the exons aTGTTTTCCCTGTCCTGGCTTAGGTGTTCCTGTCTTCTCTTTGTCATCTCCCTAGGCTGCTTTTCTTATGATAATTTGCAGTTTGTGG ATTACCCTATCTCCCTGTACTCCAGGGATTCGTACCTGTCAACCCTTCTCTGGCTGCGACCTGCCTACTGTTTCTATGAAAAGTGGCTGATGGATGCTGTAGACCCTGGCCAGGCAGATAAGAGCACTGCAGCTATTGAGGTGCAAATTAAGCTGGCAG ATGACAATGAAACCTACAAACTACCTCAGAGTTACCAGGTTCCCCCCTGCAGCCCCATATTCCAGGAGCCCTCCGCTGTCCTGCAGTTTGCTTATCAGATGGGACCTAGCATCATGTGGCTGAATGACAGCTTAGTCCGGAGTGTCTTACCAGGCCACAGCTATAG GGTGCGTTATGTCCTGTACAACCAGGCCAAGGAGCAAGTGGCAGCATCAAACTGGTCCCAGTCCTTCCAGACAAGAG ACTCAGCTATGGGCCAGTGGCCGGGAATGACGGGGAAGGTACTGGCTCTCTTTCTGGGGGCAGCTGGAGTGCTGGTTTGCCTCTTGCTTCTGATTTATTGCTTCTACAGCAGGTCCCATAGGAAGGAGATGTTCTCCCATCGCCGCCTGTATGAGGGAGGCTTTGAGGATCCTG TTTTGCACCTGGACACTCCCATGGACCATTATGACTTTTTCTCCTTGAATGACCAGGACAGGCGGCCTGCACCAGCCTCTCGACTGCAGGAGCCGGGGTCACAGGAGACACCGCCACCCCAGGAGAAGCCCAGACCCCCCCAGGAGTTGATTGGCTTGGAATCCCTAGCCACGCTGGACCCCACCAAGACCTGCATTTAA